In the genome of Saprospira sp. CCB-QB6, one region contains:
- the coaBC gene encoding bifunctional phosphopantothenoylcysteine decarboxylase/phosphopantothenate--cysteine ligase CoaBC has translation MLTGKKILLAVTGSIAAYKTASLTRLLIKAGAEVQIVMTDAATKFITPLTLSTLSKRSVYSSVTSEEGWNNHVELGLWADAMLVAPATANTLAAMANGFCNNMVLATYLSSRCPVFFAPAMDLDMFTHPATLANIEKLKSYGNILIDAEEGELASGLVGKGRMAEPEHIVEALELHFMQQGPQPLKGLRAILTSGPTVEAIDPVRYITNHSTGKMGTAIADTLAKLGADVTLISGPVKVKPKHPAVKIIDVKSAQEMYEAAISAFPQAHIAVLAAAVADYTPEHVACEKIKKKDGDPMRIDLCRTKDIAQELGKIKTDQQCMVGFALETQNFRKNASKKLEKKNFDFIVLNSLRDQGAGFGHDTNKVTFIDRQLEIEEHELKSKLEVAEDIAAKICKLLQKKAENAKELTAQF, from the coding sequence ATGTTGACTGGTAAAAAAATACTTTTGGCCGTAACGGGCAGCATTGCCGCCTACAAAACGGCAAGCCTCACGAGATTACTCATTAAGGCCGGTGCCGAGGTACAAATTGTGATGACCGATGCCGCTACTAAATTTATTACGCCCCTAACACTTTCGACCCTATCGAAACGTTCTGTCTATAGTTCTGTAACTTCTGAGGAGGGCTGGAACAACCATGTAGAGCTTGGGCTTTGGGCTGATGCCATGTTAGTTGCGCCCGCTACGGCCAATACTTTGGCGGCTATGGCCAATGGGTTTTGTAATAATATGGTTTTGGCGACCTACCTTTCTAGTCGCTGCCCCGTTTTCTTTGCGCCAGCCATGGACCTCGATATGTTTACGCATCCAGCGACCTTGGCCAATATTGAAAAGCTCAAGAGTTATGGCAACATTTTGATTGATGCCGAAGAGGGTGAGCTAGCTAGTGGATTGGTGGGCAAGGGCCGCATGGCAGAGCCAGAACATATTGTGGAAGCCTTGGAGCTGCATTTTATGCAACAAGGACCACAGCCGCTGAAGGGACTAAGAGCTATTTTGACCTCTGGCCCCACCGTTGAAGCCATTGATCCCGTTCGTTATATTACGAACCATTCTACGGGAAAAATGGGAACGGCCATTGCGGATACTTTGGCCAAACTAGGGGCCGATGTCACCCTAATTTCTGGTCCAGTAAAGGTGAAGCCCAAGCATCCTGCCGTTAAAATTATTGATGTAAAATCGGCTCAGGAGATGTATGAAGCGGCCATTTCAGCTTTTCCTCAAGCGCATATTGCGGTTTTGGCTGCGGCAGTGGCCGATTATACTCCAGAACATGTAGCTTGTGAAAAGATCAAGAAAAAAGATGGAGATCCCATGCGCATTGATCTTTGTCGAACCAAAGACATTGCCCAAGAATTGGGAAAAATCAAAACCGATCAGCAATGTATGGTAGGTTTTGCTTTAGAAACACAGAACTTTAGAAAAAATGCCAGCAAAAAGCTGGAGAAAAAGAACTTTGACTTTATCGTCCTCAATAGCCTCCGTGATCAAGGTGCTGGTTTTGGCCATGACACCAACAAGGTCACTTTTATTGATCGACAGCTAGAGATTGAAGAGCATGAGCTAAAATCTAAGCTGGAAGTCGCGGAGGATATTGCGGCAAAAATCTGCAAGTTGCTCCAAAAAAAAGCCGAAAATGCTAAGGAGCTAACTGCCCAATTTTAG
- a CDS encoding PorP/SprF family type IX secretion system membrane protein, whose product MKHFFFTLSLLLLGWQAQAQQEPLFAQYNNNSYLINPAVAGSRGIHSIQVFHRWQWVAFPGAPQTFGVNYQGLIGQSHGVGGLIFSDVTGPSRRFGMKGSYAFHLPVGDDMRLSMGLAGRIVRQRINTSEITFVDDNDNAINSGSEAVTTGDAEFGLYFYARNFFIGASAPNLIQSKLDFAGSNATGRDPIGYNYRHYFVTAGYKFFFDDKEMSLEPSIMVRYTQGPRPQIDGGIKATFLGDQLGFGVFYRSPGFLSFQARFVFDKQMPLLLSFDVATNNFQNYSVGATEVNFGYDFAGQTLYGVAGQAGPDIPSLPSSSGERKGTL is encoded by the coding sequence ATGAAACATTTTTTCTTTACGCTATCGCTGCTGCTTTTGGGCTGGCAGGCGCAGGCCCAGCAAGAGCCTCTTTTTGCGCAATACAATAACAATAGCTACCTGATTAACCCTGCTGTGGCAGGCTCTAGAGGGATTCACTCTATACAGGTCTTCCATCGTTGGCAATGGGTGGCTTTTCCAGGAGCGCCCCAAACTTTTGGGGTCAATTATCAGGGACTTATTGGCCAATCGCATGGGGTGGGCGGCTTAATTTTTTCTGATGTGACGGGCCCCTCTCGCCGCTTTGGGATGAAGGGTTCTTATGCTTTTCATTTGCCTGTGGGCGATGATATGCGCCTATCGATGGGCCTAGCTGGTCGAATTGTCCGCCAACGCATCAATACGAGCGAGATTACTTTTGTCGATGATAATGACAATGCGATCAATAGCGGTAGCGAGGCCGTAACTACTGGAGATGCCGAGTTTGGCCTCTACTTCTATGCCCGCAACTTTTTTATTGGGGCCTCGGCCCCCAACCTCATCCAATCTAAGTTGGATTTTGCAGGCAGCAATGCCACGGGCCGCGATCCTATTGGCTATAATTATCGCCACTATTTTGTAACGGCTGGCTACAAGTTTTTCTTTGATGACAAAGAAATGAGCCTAGAGCCCTCTATTATGGTCCGCTATACCCAAGGGCCCCGCCCACAGATTGATGGCGGAATTAAGGCCACTTTCTTGGGCGACCAATTGGGCTTTGGCGTTTTTTACCGATCGCCAGGCTTTTTGTCTTTCCAAGCTCGCTTTGTTTTTGACAAGCAGATGCCACTTTTGCTCTCTTTTGATGTGGCCACCAATAATTTCCAAAATTATAGTGTAGGCGCTACGGAGGTCAATTTTGGCTATGACTTTGCCGGCCAAACCCTTTATGGGGTTGCGGGCCAAGCTGGTCCAGATATTCCCTCTTTGCCCTCCTCTTCTGGAGAACGAAAAGGAACGCTTTAA
- a CDS encoding Gfo/Idh/MocA family protein — MQKLKIGLLGAGHLGKIHLKCLQLLPDVYELVGFYEPQAERAASIAEELGLNAYTDVEELIAAVDVVDIVTPTSSHFEMAKKAIAAGKHIFVEKPITQTLEEGKALLALAQEAGIKGQVGFVERFNPAFLAMADQDISPMFIEAHRLAPFNPRGNDVSVVLDLMIHDLDILLKLVNSPVRSVQASGVAIVSPAEDIANARIEFENRAVANITASRISMKSMRKFRLFQSDAYISMDFLEKKSELIRLYDSPEGVSEADRLMALETPQGERYLLVDQPETQAVNAIKTELELFAKSILEDTEPTVSLEDGVKALELAYQILAAISAHRQAIQEQF, encoded by the coding sequence ATGCAGAAGCTAAAAATTGGCCTCTTGGGTGCGGGCCATCTTGGAAAAATACACCTCAAATGTTTGCAACTATTGCCTGATGTTTATGAGCTAGTGGGTTTTTATGAGCCGCAAGCCGAGCGGGCAGCCAGCATTGCTGAAGAATTGGGCCTAAACGCCTATACGGATGTAGAGGAATTGATTGCGGCCGTAGATGTGGTAGATATCGTAACGCCCACCAGCAGCCATTTTGAAATGGCTAAAAAAGCTATTGCGGCGGGCAAACACATCTTTGTAGAAAAGCCCATCACACAAACATTAGAAGAGGGCAAAGCCCTTTTGGCCCTAGCACAGGAAGCCGGCATCAAGGGGCAAGTAGGTTTTGTAGAGCGTTTTAATCCCGCCTTTTTGGCCATGGCAGATCAGGATATTTCGCCTATGTTTATCGAGGCGCATCGTTTGGCTCCCTTCAATCCTAGAGGCAATGATGTTTCTGTTGTTTTGGACCTCATGATTCATGATCTAGACATTTTGCTCAAGTTGGTCAACTCGCCAGTGCGTTCGGTACAGGCTAGTGGCGTAGCCATTGTTAGCCCAGCTGAAGACATTGCCAATGCTCGGATAGAATTTGAGAACCGTGCAGTAGCCAATATCACGGCTAGTCGCATCTCTATGAAAAGTATGCGTAAGTTTCGCCTTTTCCAATCGGATGCCTACATCAGTATGGACTTTTTGGAGAAAAAGAGCGAGCTCATCCGCCTATATGATAGCCCAGAGGGTGTAAGTGAAGCAGATCGCCTCATGGCCCTAGAAACTCCGCAGGGAGAGCGTTATTTGTTAGTGGATCAGCCCGAAACGCAGGCTGTCAATGCCATCAAAACAGAGTTGGAGCTCTTCGCCAAAAGCATTTTGGAGGATACAGAGCCAACGGTTAGCTTAGAAGATGGCGTTAAAGCATTAGAGCTAGCCTATCAAATCTTAGCGGCTATCTCGGCACATCGCCAAGCTATACAAGAACAATTTTAG
- a CDS encoding DNA-directed RNA polymerase subunit omega yields the protein MSEIKERAQGINPYIEARNVFLMSSKGGGNIYESLNVIGSRSRQISVELKRELHSKLEEFASATDTLEEVHENKEQIEISKFYERLPNPAIIALNEFMNDELEYRLREEEEEEA from the coding sequence ATGAGTGAAATTAAAGAGCGCGCACAAGGAATCAATCCTTACATCGAAGCCCGTAACGTTTTTTTGATGTCATCAAAAGGCGGCGGCAACATTTATGAGTCTCTCAATGTAATTGGTAGCCGTTCGCGCCAAATTTCTGTAGAACTCAAAAGAGAACTACACTCTAAACTAGAGGAGTTTGCCTCTGCTACGGACACCCTAGAAGAGGTGCACGAAAACAAAGAGCAGATCGAAATCTCTAAGTTTTATGAGCGTCTTCCCAATCCCGCAATCATTGCTCTTAATGAGTTTATGAATGATGAATTGGAGTACCGCCTACGTGAAGAAGAAGAGGAAGAAGCATAA
- a CDS encoding sugar transferase produces the protein MKKQALGLWLYILLDYLTATFAWCLFFVFRKIALEQIAPFHWDWLWKDPNFIFGFLALPPAWILLYALTDSYRNIYRMSRTTEFLRTLASVFLGSLILFFSILLNDLPNYSEGYRAYYASFGALFGFQFILTFLARMFLLGRAHSRVQRGDIRFKTLLIGSRERAAQLYAEIEEGQTAGYYEFVGALALNEQPLNYGLPYLGQVEELEQVLHEQEVQEVILALEADEQQQLSFLLNALAGRPLLIKVSPEMYEILLGKVKMSNVYDAALIEISPKFMPLWFAVLKRAIDIFSSSLFLLIFAPLYAYIALRVRLSSSGPIFYLQERVGRAGQPFFIYKFRSMYTDAEQHGPQLSTDADDRCTPWGRVMRKYRLDELPQFWNVLKGDMSLVGPRPERQFYIDQIAKKAPHVRHLQRVRPGITSWGQVKYGYASNVDEMIQRLKYDILYIENISLALDIKILFHTVLVIVKGEGK, from the coding sequence ATGAAAAAGCAAGCCTTAGGGCTCTGGCTCTATATTTTACTCGATTACTTAACAGCTACTTTTGCTTGGTGCCTATTTTTTGTCTTCCGAAAAATAGCCCTAGAACAAATTGCGCCCTTTCATTGGGACTGGCTATGGAAAGATCCCAATTTTATTTTTGGGTTTCTAGCACTACCTCCTGCTTGGATCTTATTATATGCGCTAACAGATAGTTATCGCAACATCTACCGAATGTCGAGAACTACAGAGTTTCTCCGTACGTTAGCTAGCGTTTTCTTGGGCAGCCTCATTCTCTTTTTTAGTATTTTACTCAATGACCTACCTAATTATAGCGAAGGCTATCGGGCCTATTATGCTTCTTTTGGAGCGCTATTCGGCTTTCAATTTATCTTGACCTTCTTGGCCCGTATGTTTCTTTTGGGCAGAGCCCATTCGCGAGTCCAAAGAGGCGATATTCGTTTCAAAACCCTACTCATCGGTAGCCGAGAACGAGCAGCCCAGCTCTATGCCGAAATAGAAGAAGGCCAAACAGCAGGCTATTATGAATTTGTAGGTGCTTTAGCATTAAATGAGCAGCCCCTAAACTATGGGCTACCCTATTTAGGCCAAGTAGAAGAACTAGAGCAAGTATTACACGAACAAGAGGTCCAAGAGGTTATTTTGGCCTTAGAAGCAGATGAACAACAACAATTGAGCTTTTTACTCAATGCCTTGGCGGGCCGACCACTGCTGATCAAGGTAAGTCCAGAGATGTATGAAATTCTTTTGGGCAAGGTGAAGATGAGCAATGTTTATGATGCCGCCCTAATTGAGATTTCGCCTAAGTTTATGCCCCTTTGGTTTGCGGTACTCAAAAGAGCGATTGATATATTCTCTTCTAGCCTTTTTCTGCTCATTTTTGCTCCACTCTATGCCTATATCGCCCTGCGAGTTCGCCTTTCCTCTTCTGGCCCTATCTTTTATTTGCAAGAGCGAGTAGGCCGAGCGGGACAACCCTTTTTTATCTATAAGTTCCGCTCTATGTATACCGATGCTGAACAGCATGGCCCACAACTTTCTACAGATGCCGATGACCGCTGTACCCCCTGGGGCCGAGTCATGCGCAAATATCGCTTAGATGAATTGCCACAATTTTGGAATGTCCTTAAAGGAGATATGTCGCTGGTTGGCCCCCGGCCCGAACGACAATTTTATATTGACCAAATTGCCAAAAAAGCACCACATGTTCGCCACCTCCAAAGAGTACGACCAGGCATTACCTCTTGGGGCCAAGTTAAATATGGCTATGCCTCCAATGTAGATGAAATGATTCAACGCCTCAAATACGATATTCTCTATATCGAAAATATCTCCCTAGCTCTCGATATCAAAATTCTCTTCCATACCGTTCTCGTTATCGTAAAAGGAGAAGGCAAATAA
- a CDS encoding DUF3127 domain-containing protein has product MDANLIYEGKIIKIEDTQQVTDRFKKRAFVVETDENYSQLIQAELTQEKCSLIDDYKVGDEVRVHFNIRGREWNGRYFTNLNAWRLERLGAPAANNAPVGDLPPPPEEDTVGDDYEDDLPF; this is encoded by the coding sequence ATGGATGCCAATCTGATCTATGAAGGAAAGATCATTAAAATTGAAGATACTCAACAAGTCACAGACCGCTTTAAGAAGCGTGCCTTTGTTGTAGAAACAGACGAAAACTACTCACAGCTCATTCAAGCAGAACTTACACAGGAGAAATGCAGCTTGATTGACGACTATAAAGTTGGCGATGAGGTGCGTGTACATTTTAACATCCGTGGTCGCGAGTGGAATGGTCGTTATTTTACCAACCTCAACGCTTGGCGCCTAGAGCGTTTGGGCGCTCCTGCTGCCAATAACGCCCCCGTTGGCGATCTTCCTCCTCCTCCCGAAGAGGACACAGTAGGCGATGATTACGAAGATGATTTGCCCTTTTAA
- a CDS encoding pyruvate dehydrogenase complex E1 component subunit beta, with the protein MATRQIRLRDALREAMVEEMRRDENVFLMGEEVAQYNGAYKVSQGMLDEFGAKRVIDTPIAELGFAAIGTGAAMAGLRPIVEFMTWNFAVLAFDQIVNHAAKILHMSGGQIKCPIVFRGPSGAAGQLAQQHSQTFESWMGQVPGLKVISTVDPYDAKGLLKAAIRDEDPVCFMESELAYSNMGEVPEEEYILPIGKAAVKREGTDVTIVSYNKMMLVAQAAADELAKEGISAEVIDLRTIRPLDIDTIVASVKKTNRLVVVDESWPYASVSSEIAYVIQRHAFDYLDAPVMRVNSADTSLGYSSVYVDEYMPNPERVVKAVKAVLYKL; encoded by the coding sequence ATGGCAACAAGACAGATTCGTTTGCGCGATGCCTTGCGTGAAGCAATGGTAGAAGAGATGCGCCGAGATGAAAATGTATTCTTGATGGGCGAGGAAGTCGCTCAATATAATGGAGCATATAAGGTCAGCCAGGGCATGCTCGACGAATTTGGCGCAAAACGAGTAATTGATACGCCTATTGCAGAGTTAGGCTTTGCGGCTATTGGTACTGGGGCCGCTATGGCGGGTTTGCGTCCAATCGTAGAATTTATGACTTGGAACTTTGCGGTTTTGGCTTTTGACCAAATCGTCAACCATGCAGCAAAGATTTTGCATATGTCTGGCGGGCAGATTAAATGCCCCATCGTTTTCCGTGGCCCTTCTGGTGCTGCTGGACAATTGGCGCAGCAGCACTCTCAAACCTTTGAGAGCTGGATGGGCCAGGTTCCCGGCCTCAAAGTGATCTCTACCGTAGATCCCTATGATGCCAAAGGCCTTCTAAAAGCCGCTATTCGCGATGAAGATCCAGTTTGTTTTATGGAGTCGGAATTGGCCTACTCGAATATGGGCGAAGTTCCCGAGGAGGAGTATATTCTTCCTATCGGTAAGGCGGCTGTCAAGCGAGAAGGAACCGATGTAACCATCGTTTCTTATAACAAAATGATGCTGGTGGCTCAAGCCGCTGCCGATGAATTGGCCAAAGAGGGCATCTCTGCGGAGGTAATCGATTTGAGAACTATTCGTCCTTTGGATATTGATACTATTGTAGCCTCTGTGAAAAAGACCAACCGCCTCGTTGTGGTCGATGAGTCTTGGCCTTATGCTTCTGTATCTTCAGAAATTGCTTATGTCATCCAGCGCCATGCTTTTGACTATCTAGATGCTCCCGTTATGCGGGTCAACTCTGCAGATACTTCTTTGGGCTATTCTTCTGTTTATGTAGATGAGTACATGCCCAATCCCGAGCGCGTAGTGAAAGCGGTAAAAGCCGTTCTGTACAAGCTCTAA
- a CDS encoding pyridoxal-phosphate dependent enzyme produces the protein MASYYNNILETIGNTPLVKLNKIVKEIPATILAKVETTNPGNSVKDRMALKMVEDAEKAGLLKPGGTIIECTSGNTGMGIAIAAVVKGYKCIFTTTDKQSKEKVDILRAVGAEVIVCPTNVGPEDPRSYYSVAERLSKEIPNSFWCNQYDNLSNRLAHYESTGPEIWEQTEGKITHFVVGVGTGGTISGVGRYLKEQNPNIKIWGIDPYGSVFKKYHETGVFDEKEIYPYVTEGIGEDILPKNVDFEIIDHFEKVTDKDAAIGTRELARQEGIMVGNSAGSAIMGIKQLASELKEDDVVVVLFHDHGSRYVGKMFNDEWMRERGFLDDELKVKDLIAKKDNSDFFTLKSSQTVKEALQFMKAHDLSQLPLVDTAGEIVGAITETLVLSCLLENPMSNSERPLSEIMAEPFPTVDLELSVKKVGGYFNHKIPAVIAVDKAGIPHIITKYDMIQTIG, from the coding sequence ATGGCAAGCTACTATAATAACATTCTAGAAACCATTGGCAACACGCCATTGGTCAAGCTCAACAAAATTGTAAAAGAGATCCCTGCCACGATTTTGGCGAAGGTAGAAACCACCAATCCGGGTAATTCGGTCAAGGACCGCATGGCGTTAAAGATGGTGGAAGATGCGGAAAAGGCGGGTTTGCTTAAGCCTGGAGGGACCATTATTGAGTGTACTTCTGGAAATACGGGAATGGGGATTGCGATTGCGGCGGTGGTCAAGGGATACAAGTGTATTTTTACGACAACGGATAAGCAATCTAAGGAGAAAGTGGATATTTTGCGGGCTGTAGGGGCCGAGGTGATTGTTTGTCCGACCAATGTGGGGCCAGAAGATCCTCGTTCGTATTATTCTGTAGCCGAGCGATTGAGTAAAGAAATTCCCAATTCATTTTGGTGTAATCAATATGACAACCTCTCTAATCGTCTAGCGCATTATGAGAGCACGGGGCCTGAGATTTGGGAACAAACGGAGGGTAAAATTACGCACTTTGTGGTAGGCGTGGGTACTGGAGGAACGATTTCGGGAGTTGGCCGCTACCTCAAGGAGCAAAATCCCAATATTAAAATTTGGGGAATTGATCCTTATGGATCTGTTTTCAAGAAGTACCATGAAACAGGGGTATTTGATGAAAAAGAGATTTATCCTTATGTAACAGAGGGGATTGGAGAGGATATTTTGCCCAAGAATGTAGATTTTGAGATCATTGATCATTTTGAGAAAGTGACGGATAAAGATGCGGCTATTGGGACCAGAGAATTGGCTCGTCAAGAGGGAATCATGGTGGGGAACTCTGCGGGTTCGGCCATTATGGGCATCAAGCAATTGGCTAGTGAGCTAAAAGAAGATGATGTAGTCGTTGTGCTTTTCCATGATCATGGTAGTCGTTATGTAGGCAAAATGTTCAATGATGAGTGGATGCGTGAGCGTGGCTTTTTGGATGATGAGCTCAAGGTAAAAGACCTTATTGCGAAGAAAGACAATTCGGATTTCTTCACTCTAAAGAGTAGTCAGACAGTAAAAGAAGCTTTACAATTTATGAAAGCGCATGATCTTTCTCAGTTGCCATTGGTGGATACAGCAGGAGAAATTGTGGGAGCGATTACAGAAACCTTGGTGCTTAGCTGTTTGCTTGAAAACCCTATGAGCAATAGCGAGCGTCCTTTGAGTGAAATTATGGCGGAGCCTTTCCCTACGGTAGATTTAGAGCTATCGGTAAAGAAAGTAGGTGGTTATTTCAACCATAAAATTCCTGCGGTTATTGCTGTAGATAAGGCGGGAATTCCCCATATCATTACCAAATATGATATGATTCAGACTATTGGCTAA
- the porD gene encoding type IX secretion system protein PorD produces MMRKLLLSLALVFGLTQAWSQEIRSSVTINTPKLQTADPKVFKSLKTALEEFVNNRKWTDQEYEPEERIEMNIILTVDEEISQTSFKAQLTVQASRPIYKSGYNSVLFQYLDKDFYFNYGEFEVLDFAEGSFTSNLTSTIAFYAYITLGLDHDSFEELGGEKYLNKAQDILNAVPRGTAKGWTVNDGNQSRYWLIENLLNVRVKPMRRAMYKYYLLGLDRLSQEDSRADGIKAMEEALVSIKAVNAAYPSMLLMQIFTNSKREEILNVFEVADFRTKRKIYDCMVKLDGTHASDYQVLTQP; encoded by the coding sequence ATGATGCGAAAATTATTGCTTTCTTTGGCCTTAGTTTTTGGGCTAACACAGGCCTGGAGCCAAGAGATCCGTAGCTCGGTAACCATTAACACCCCCAAGCTGCAAACAGCCGACCCCAAGGTGTTTAAAAGTTTGAAAACGGCCCTAGAGGAGTTTGTCAATAACCGAAAATGGACGGATCAGGAATACGAGCCCGAAGAGCGAATTGAGATGAACATCATCTTGACAGTAGATGAGGAAATTTCGCAAACTAGTTTTAAGGCGCAGTTGACGGTACAGGCTAGCCGGCCGATTTATAAGAGTGGTTATAATTCGGTCCTTTTTCAGTACCTAGATAAAGACTTCTACTTCAATTATGGAGAATTTGAAGTACTTGACTTTGCTGAGGGGAGCTTCACCTCTAATCTGACCTCTACAATTGCCTTTTATGCTTATATTACTTTGGGGCTAGATCATGACTCTTTTGAGGAATTGGGCGGAGAGAAGTACCTCAACAAGGCCCAAGATATTCTAAATGCCGTGCCGAGAGGAACCGCTAAAGGATGGACTGTTAATGACGGAAATCAAAGTCGTTATTGGCTGATTGAAAACCTACTCAATGTACGGGTTAAGCCTATGCGCCGTGCCATGTATAAATATTATCTTCTGGGCCTAGACCGCCTGAGCCAAGAAGATAGCCGAGCGGATGGGATTAAAGCCATGGAAGAGGCCTTAGTCAGCATCAAAGCGGTAAATGCCGCTTATCCCAGTATGTTGCTGATGCAAATTTTCACTAATAGCAAAAGGGAGGAAATTCTCAATGTGTTTGAGGTGGCTGATTTTAGGACCAAGCGAAAAATCTACGACTGTATGGTCAAATTAGATGGTACGCATGCCTCCGATTATCAAGTGCTGACCCAACCCTAG
- a CDS encoding outer membrane protein assembly factor BamD yields the protein MLKLKVGLYSLLFILLSFACQRENIDKIRMNPDLDYRYEKAVAFYEAGDYQKAQYLLEDLMGLVRGSGKAEKVYYYYASTHHRMRNFTFSSYYFRQFYNTFPNSEFAEEALFLAAESSRKLSPNFRLTQEDTEEAIEGYQFFVNMYPLSDRVSLCNEQIDLLRAKLETKALEAAKGYYKRSHYQAAVHSFDNLLLDFPDTQEAPYIRYMIIKSSFGYAEKSILSKQAERFEEVIEKAKIFERKHGDSRYASEVSSMINISKQRIKRLRNE from the coding sequence ATGTTAAAACTAAAAGTAGGCCTTTATAGCCTCCTCTTCATCCTCCTCAGTTTTGCCTGCCAAAGGGAAAACATTGATAAAATTCGGATGAACCCCGACCTCGACTATCGCTATGAGAAAGCCGTAGCCTTTTACGAAGCCGGAGATTACCAAAAAGCACAATACCTCTTAGAGGACCTCATGGGCCTTGTTCGGGGAAGTGGAAAAGCAGAAAAGGTGTATTACTACTATGCGAGTACACACCATAGAATGAGAAACTTTACCTTCTCTTCTTATTATTTTCGCCAGTTCTACAACACCTTCCCCAACTCTGAATTTGCAGAGGAAGCCCTCTTTTTGGCCGCCGAATCTAGCCGAAAATTATCACCAAATTTTCGACTGACTCAAGAAGATACCGAAGAAGCTATTGAAGGTTATCAATTTTTTGTCAACATGTACCCCCTCAGCGATAGAGTGAGTCTGTGTAACGAACAAATTGATTTATTACGGGCCAAATTGGAAACCAAAGCGCTAGAGGCCGCCAAAGGCTACTACAAGCGCAGCCATTACCAAGCCGCCGTCCATAGTTTTGACAACCTTTTGCTAGATTTCCCAGATACTCAAGAAGCCCCCTATATCCGCTACATGATTATCAAGTCTTCTTTTGGCTATGCCGAAAAAAGTATCTTGTCTAAACAAGCGGAACGCTTTGAAGAGGTGATAGAAAAAGCAAAAATCTTTGAGCGCAAACATGGCGATAGCCGCTATGCCTCAGAGGTTAGTAGTATGATTAACATTAGTAAGCAGCGAATAAAAAGATTGCGAAATGAGTGA